Sequence from the Phosphitispora fastidiosa genome:
CTGCATCAGGACCCTGATATCAAATACCCGGCCATTATAGCTGATTAAATCCAGACCCTGCTGCATTACATAAGGTTTTTTATTGATGAAATCAGTAATTTCAATGTCCATCCGGTGAATATCCGTCCAGATGCCTTTGATATTTTTTTTCCGGTTTCGGTATTGATAGCCGTATCCCTCCGGCAGGAGTGATATTTTCATAATGCCCTTTCCCAGACTGCCGTGCACAGGTTTGAGATATACTGTTTTATATATATTAATGAAACTCCTCAGTGATTCCGGACTTTCAAATTTTCCCGTTTCAGGCAGGTGTTCTTTCAGAAAACTGTTTTGGGACAACACCAGGTGGGTTTCCCACTTGTTAAGGAATTTGGGGTTGAAACAAACAATTTCCTTATGGTGTGCCAGAAATGATGTTATTTGTTTAGTGAGCTTTTTTCGCTCATAAGAGCGGAACAGGATTCTATCATAAACGATGTCAGGCAGGGAAAAGGTGTGTACCTTCCAGATGACTGTTCCATCCTGTTCCTGATGCAGGTAAAGTCCTTTAATCTCTCCTGTATCCCTGCTGACCCCCTTGGGGTTAAACACAAAGGCGATACTGCCTGTTTCCTGGCCATATGTCAGAAAGCGCTGCAGTAGTTTGCCTTGTGAGGAATATGGCGGGGTCCTGTATCTGCCGCCTTGGCTGGTAAGGATCCCAATCAATGGGCCGATCCGGACCTGTGAAGGGCCTTCACTTCTGAGCCTTAAACCATTTACCGGAGGAAGATTCAGGCTTTTTAGAGTTCCCATAGAAATTTGCCTTCCGCCGGGAGTAACTTTGACCCTTGCTTCTGTAGTCAGCGATCCTGCTTTTACCGTGATGGTATTACAGGGTACCAGATTAAGTGACTCCAAGTCACCGGGGTCAAAGTATATAACCTGAGAGGTTTCATCTGTAATGCTTAAGTTTATGAAGGCCATTAGCTCTGTTCCTCCTCTTGATATTTATCTGCCTGAGAGGCAAATCCGGAAAGATAATATGCGTATTCCATCGGCCGGGAGATAGCCCGGGCAACGATGCCGTTTGCACCGATACGCCTGAAAACACTCCTGCCCGGGATGGCATTGCATTCGATAACCCAAACCTTGCCTGTTTCATCAACTCCCAGGTCAACTGCTATTTCACCAAATAAGGGATTCCCCTCTGTTGAGATAAAGCCGGCTATCAGGGAGCTCAGTTTCCTGATATCATCCAGGACTCTATGTGTCAGCCGGGGATTGGGGAAAACGGTCTGCAGAACTTCAGTAATTCTCTCTGCATGCCCGCCGGCGTGAATGTTGCTGATGAGGTTTCCCGGGGCAGCGACTCTGGCGGCGCTTCCGGTGCGCAGCCATTCCCCATACCGGTTTTTTTGCATCAGGACTCTGATGTCAAAGGGATTTCCGTGAATTTTTGCCAGCCTGATTCCCTGTTGGGCAATATACCTGCGGCCTTTGATTAGATTATCCAGAACTGTATTCAATTGCGGGAAATCCGGAATAACGACTGTTTTAAGGCTGCGGAATTCCCGGTAGCTGGCCAAATATCCGGAATCTCTTTTTTTAAGCACAATGATACCTTTTCCTGAGCTTCCGCCGCTGGGTTTCAGATAAACTGTACCATGCCGGGCAGTTAGTTTGGCGATATCAGCTGCTGCTGTGTACAGCATGGTTTCCGGCAAATGAGGGCATATATCCTCATGGCCGGAAAGAAAGTTATGAGTTTTCCATTTCCCGAAAAAGGCAGGGTTAAAAAGTTTTGTCCGGGGGTGTTTTCTGAAAAATCTCCGAACCTCTGTCGCCATGCTGCGTTTTTCTCCTTTCGGGAATAACCCACGGTCATAAACGACATCGGGGAAAGGGAAAATTACCTGCTTCCACTGCTGCATTTCCTTAGTGCTGTCTTCAGGTATAGAGCCATGGATGGTCTCATTCTCCCAGTCGATGTCACCCGGAGAAAAAGCGAAACAGACAGCATTGATACGATTAGCGCAATTAATCAATTTCCGGAAAAAAGATGTCTGTTCTCCAAAGGGCTTTAATTTTTTGTTATTTCGGTGGGCCAGAATTCCGATAACAGGTCCCAGGCGCCATGTGCCGGAGGAAGTGTCTGCCAGGAGCGCCATTTTTAACGGGACCGGAAGCAGCAGTTCCCGGCTGGTTCCGGGGTCAATCTGCACTGATGGCAAATTACCCCGGTGGGCGCCCCTGAATCTGACAACCAAAGAGTGATTACCTGTAAGGAGCCTGATTTCTTCATTAAAAGTACACCGGAGATGCCGCAAGAGGTAATCAGAAACAGTTAGGCTGCCCCCAGGAAGCGAAGGTGAACAGGCAAGGTTTATGCTGTATATCTTCGGCAAAATTTTTCCGCCTCTTTTCAGGTTGTAAGATAGTGTTAAAAAACCGAGTTGCTATATATAGTATGTTAACAGTTACTCTGGTGCTATTTCCCCAAAAAAAAAGCGTCGTTCAAAATTTAGAACCAGGACGCTTTTCTAATTATTTTAGTAGTCGTAATCATCATCATCTTCTGGAAGATCTTCATCATATTTTAGATCAAAATAGTAGTTTTTTACCGGACTTACAGCGCTTGCTTCCACAGCCATGGGAGCTGTCAGCTCCCGGCCCTGCACTGTCTCGCTGCTGTCTGCTGCCGGAGGCAATACACCTACCTTTACCTTTGTCAGTCCGAGAACTTCCGCTGCCATCAGTTGTTCGATTTCAACCCTGATAACTGTTTTTTCACCGATGTTTTTCACATAAGCCTTACGGCAGCGCGGTTTCTCAATTATTTTTGCGGAAGCCTGCTGGTTGGAAATAACTTTCTTACCGAATTTATTCAGAGGTATAAATTCAATAAACGTAACGGTGGTCTTTGCGGCACAGGTTTCCTGGTCATATGCATACCAGACATGGACATCATAGTGGCCTTTGACCTGGATGGCTTCGCCCTGAAAGGGTTTATCTACAATTGCTGCTTCATCTATTGCCGAATTTGAGACAAAATTTCCTAAAACCTGGATGATTTTATGTTTTACCGGTATTTCCAGGTCAATAGACCTCTGGTATTTGTAGGTACCTTTTCCGCAAACCGCTTTCGTAATAATTTCCCGCACAACGGGGCGGTCGGTGGTCATTTACCAATCCTCCCTTCAAGAAGTGTTCTGCTATTCGGTTTCGGAGTACACCTGAACATATACCTTTGTTTCCCCGATGATTTCAGCATAAATGCTGAGTTCAACCTCCACCTGGACCTGACTTGCCGCACTGATAATAGTTTTATGGCATTTAGGTGACTTGACCAGTACGGCTCTGGCATCAACCTGACCAATGATATTTTCACTGATAACACTGATGGGAATGACCTCGGTAAATTTAACAGTTTCTTTGGCCACATCTGTTGTCTGGTCATCATTGAAGGCATACCAGACATTAATATCAAATGTCCCGCTGACACGGACACTTTTACTGCCATCCCCAGATATCTCCGTGACCAGCGGTTCGGTGAGTTTCAGCCTGGTTACCGAAGATCCGAGGATGCTTGACGGGATACGTCCAACCGGAATGGCCAAAATCTCTGTATACCGGAAATCCTGTTGTCCTGTCCCGCAGATAGCCTTAGTAATAATTTCC
This genomic interval carries:
- a CDS encoding YheC/YheD family protein, whose protein sequence is MAFINLSITDETSQVIYFDPGDLESLNLVPCNTITVKAGSLTTEARVKVTPGGRQISMGTLKSLNLPPVNGLRLRSEGPSQVRIGPLIGILTSQGGRYRTPPYSSQGKLLQRFLTYGQETGSIAFVFNPKGVSRDTGEIKGLYLHQEQDGTVIWKVHTFSLPDIVYDRILFRSYERKKLTKQITSFLAHHKEIVCFNPKFLNKWETHLVLSQNSFLKEHLPETGKFESPESLRSFINIYKTVYLKPVHGSLGKGIMKISLLPEGYGYQYRNRKKNIKGIWTDIHRMDIEITDFINKKPYVMQQGLDLISYNGRVFDIRVLMQKNAAGSWVNSAMVARVASEGNIFPNVAAGGEAKNVEKLWRDLTTQGWIGSEAYLSTLSISLTAAETLENTLGTFAEIGLDIGIDKTGNIWIIEINSKPSYKVFPKDQLYLKQNAIKLPMDFAAHVAGFTSREERDLN
- a CDS encoding YheC/YheD family protein → MPKIYSINLACSPSLPGGSLTVSDYLLRHLRCTFNEEIRLLTGNHSLVVRFRGAHRGNLPSVQIDPGTSRELLLPVPLKMALLADTSSGTWRLGPVIGILAHRNNKKLKPFGEQTSFFRKLINCANRINAVCFAFSPGDIDWENETIHGSIPEDSTKEMQQWKQVIFPFPDVVYDRGLFPKGEKRSMATEVRRFFRKHPRTKLFNPAFFGKWKTHNFLSGHEDICPHLPETMLYTAAADIAKLTARHGTVYLKPSGGSSGKGIIVLKKRDSGYLASYREFRSLKTVVIPDFPQLNTVLDNLIKGRRYIAQQGIRLAKIHGNPFDIRVLMQKNRYGEWLRTGSAARVAAPGNLISNIHAGGHAERITEVLQTVFPNPRLTHRVLDDIRKLSSLIAGFISTEGNPLFGEIAVDLGVDETGKVWVIECNAIPGRSVFRRIGANGIVARAISRPMEYAYYLSGFASQADKYQEEEQS
- the cotE gene encoding outer spore coat protein CotE, which codes for MTTDRPVVREIITKAVCGKGTYKYQRSIDLEIPVKHKIIQVLGNFVSNSAIDEAAIVDKPFQGEAIQVKGHYDVHVWYAYDQETCAAKTTVTFIEFIPLNKFGKKVISNQQASAKIIEKPRCRKAYVKNIGEKTVIRVEIEQLMAAEVLGLTKVKVGVLPPAADSSETVQGRELTAPMAVEASAVSPVKNYYFDLKYDEDLPEDDDDYDY
- the cotE gene encoding outer spore coat protein CotE, whose protein sequence is MADVGGKLEQEMAAPTDTSFREIITKAICGTGQQDFRYTEILAIPVGRIPSSILGSSVTRLKLTEPLVTEISGDGSKSVRVSGTFDINVWYAFNDDQTTDVAKETVKFTEVIPISVISENIIGQVDARAVLVKSPKCHKTIISAASQVQVEVELSIYAEIIGETKVYVQVYSETE